DNA sequence from the Salifodinibacter halophilus genome:
CCTGCTTGCTTGTCGCTTATGGCTTGCCGGGCGGCGAACAATCTCTCGCACACCCGCCCGCAACCAAGGCGGTCACGCCATCAGAACGCCGTGTATCACGGCATGCAGTGCAAGTTCGGTGTGCATGACTTCCGACCGCATTATCGTATTTGACATCCCACTGCAACATTGCTAGCTTCAATTCCAAGCTAATCACTCGGAAACGACTCCGATTCCATGACATTCAAACGCGCCAACCTCTTTGCAGCAGTAGCCTGGGTAGCCGTATGCCGCCCGGGGGCGTTGGCGTGGATAAGACGATGACATAACAAAGACAACCATCCACAACAACAACCAAAGCCCCCGGCACCACAAGGTCCGGGGGCTTTTTTTTGGTTATTTGAAGGCACGCGCAGCAATATGAATACCGAACACACAACCAATAGTCAGAATGTGGCTTTCATTATTCCGGGGGGCCGCCCGGAATACGCCGCGTCTAGCTGGCCAAAGTCCATGCCATACGACAGATCCAACGACCACCGGGGTTTATCGACACGTCATCCGCCTAGCCCACCCCCGCCGTGTGACGGTGACACCGCCTTTGCTGTTTCGGCAAGTCTATTTTTTGAGCTCAGTCGCCCACCGCCGTGATCCATATCCTACAGCGACTTTCTAAATACCGTTCCCTACTAAGGAATTCGATCATGTCTGATCTTAAGTCCAATATTAACGAGATAGAAACATTATTAAACCGCCAAGGTGACGCCTGGCGTGCCATCAATCCGGAACACGTGGCCCGTATGCGTGCCCAGAACCGCTTTCACACCGGTCTCGACATTGCACGTCACACCGCGAAAATCATGCGTGAGGATATGGCCGCTTATGACACCGACCCGTCGCAATACACCCAGTCGCTAGGCTGCTGGCATGGTTTTTTCGGTCAACAGAAAGCGATTTCGATCAAGAAGCATTTCGGCAGCCTCAAGGGCCGATATCTGTATTTGTCCGGGTGGATGATTGCTGCTTTACGCAGTGAGTTCGGCCCATTACCGGATCAATCGATGCATGAAAAAACGGCTGTTCCGGACTTGATCGAAGAGCTTTACACATTCCTCAAACAGGCCGATGCCTGGGAGCTCAATCATTACTTCCGGGATCTCGAAGCGGCGCGTGAAAACGAGGATGATATTGCCGCGCAAAACGCGCAGAGCCAGATCGACAATTTCGAAACCCACGTCATCCCGATCATTGCCGATATCGACGCCGGTTTCGGCAACGAAGAGGCCACCTATCTTCTTGCCAAAAAGATGATTGAAGCCGGCGCTTGCGCAATCCAGATCGAAAACCAGGTCTCGGATGTCAAACAATGCGGCCACCAGGCCGGCAAGGTCACGGTGCCGCATGCCAACTTCCTGGCCAAGATCAACGCTGTGCGTTACGCCTTCCTGGAACTGGGGGTGCCGGACGGCATCATCGTCGCCCGCACCGATTCCCTCGGCGCTGGTCTCACCCAACAGCTCGCGGTCTCGCATGAGCCGGGCGATTTGGGCGACCAGTACAACAGTTTCTTGGCTGGCGAGAAAATAACCGATCCATCCGAGGTCAACGCCTCCGATGTCGTGATCAAGCAAAACGGTCAGCTCGTGCGGCTTAATCGCCTGGACTCGGGTCTATTCGAGTTTCAAGAAGACACGGGCGAAGACCGCGTGGTGCTGGACTGCATCACTAGCCTGAAAAACGGCGCCGACTTGCTCTGGATCGAAACATCCACGCCCAATGTCGGCCATATCGGCAGCATGGTCGGACGTATCCGACAGGAGATTCCCGACGCCAAGCTGGTCTACAACAATAGCCCGTCGTTCAACTGGACCTTAAACTTCCGGCAACAGGTGTTCGATACCTGGCACGAGCAAGGTACAGATGTGTCCGGCTACGAGCGGGCCAATCTCATGAGCCCGGCATACGACGATACCGAACTGGCTCGGGTGGCCGATGAATGGACCCGCGATTTTCAGCGCGATGCCGCACGCAATGCGGGGGTGTTCCATCATCTGATCACGTTGCCGACCTATCACACGGCGGCGCTGTCCACCGATCAGCTAACGCGAAACTACTTCGGCGACGACGCCATGTTTGCCTACGTGCGGGATGTTCAGCGTGAAGAAATCCGTGACAGCATCGCCACAGTCAAGCATCAGGATATGGCTGGTTCCAACATCGGCGATGACCATAAGGAATTCTTCTCCCGGGAAAACGCACTCAAAGCCGGTGGCGTTGATAACACCATGAACCAGTTCGGCTAAGCCGCTTTCACGTCCGGAGATCTATAACAAGCGAGGCTAAGAGACCATCCCCAATCGGCGAGAAGTCAACGTGTCGATCGACTCGTTAACGCTGTCCGCAACAGTGTTTGTATTTCTTGCCTTTACCACAGGGACAGGTCTCGTTACGACCGATCTTGCGGTCTTCGCGAACATAGGTCTCCGGCGTCGCCTCGGCTTCGGCTTCGGCGGTGGCTGCGGTATCACGTGACGGCACCGGCTCACCGCCGGTGTCGTCGGCCATCGCCTGTTCGGCCGCGGCGGTCGCCTCGGCGTGTTGGAGGTTGAGGTTGGCCTGCTGGCGACGGCTGGCCTCCTCCGCCTCATCCGATATTTCCTCGGTGATCTGGCCACGGGCAAGCACCGTCACGGTTTCGTGCTTCAAACGCTCGAGCATCGAGTTGAACATCTCGAACGCTTCACGCTTGTATTCGTTTTTGGGATCTTTCTGCGCAAAGCCACGCAGATGGATACCACGGCGCAGATAATCCATGGCCGCCAAGTGTTCCTGCCAGAGTGAATCGAGCACCTGGAGCAACACGGCTTTTTCGACATCGCGCACGACTTCGAGGCCGACTGCTTCACGCTTGGCTTCGTAGGCATCTTTCAGACGCTTGCCGATACGCTCGCGCAGACCTTCTTCGTCCAGGCTCGTTTCTTCGTCGAGCCATTGCTGGATTGGAAGGTTCTCGCCAAAGTCGCGCTCGATCGCCTCAACCAAGCCCGGAATATCCCACTGTTCTTCCAGCGTTTCCGGCGGCACGTGTTCGCTGATCAGGCCATCGACGACATCGGACCAGATATTGTCGATGATGTCACCGACATCGTCAGCGTCCATGATCTCGTTGCGCTGCTCGTAGACGACCTGGCGCTGATCGTTGGCGACGTTGTCGTATTCCAGCAGTTGCTTACGGATATCGAAGTTATGCGACTCAACCTTACGCTGCGCGTTTTCGATCGCGCGCGTAACCCAGCGATGCTCAATGGCCTCGCCTTCTTCCAACCCCATGTTTTGCAGCATCGTGCGAAGCCGCGGCGGGGTGAATACCCGCATCAGGTTGTCTTCCAACGACAGGTAAAACCTGGAAGCCCCGGGGTCGCCCTGACGTCCGGATCGGCCACGGAGCTGATTGTCGACGCGGCGGGATTCGTGGCGCTCGGAGCCGATGACCAGCAACCCACCAGCGTCCACGACTTGATCGTGGGCTTTCTGATATTCGTCCAATATCCGCTGACGGCCGGCTTCGTCGCCCTCTTCCAACGCATCCAGCGCCAAATCGGAATTGCCACCGGGCACGATGTCAGTACCACGGCCGGCCATGTTGGTCGCGATGGTCACCGCCGACGGCTGGCCCGCCTGGGCGATGATCTCGGCTTCGCGCTCGTGTTGCTTGGCGTTCAACACTTCGTGGCTAATACTGCGCTTGTTGAGCAGATCCGACAGGATCTCTGAGGAATCAATCGAGGCCGTACCGATCAGTACTGGCTGCCCCCGCCCTCTGGCTTCTTCGATTTCGTCGGCGATCGCGGCGAACTTGTCGACCGACGTCATATAGATCTGGTCGGGCCGGTCGGTCCGTCGAAGCGGCCGATTCGTTGGGATGACGACGACTTCCAGCCCATAGATCGTCTGGAACTCGTAGGCTTCGGTATCGGCCGTGCCGGTCATGCCCGCGAGCTTGTCGTACATGCGGAAGAAGTTCTGGAAGGTAATCGACGCCAGGGTCTGATTTTCCTGCTGAATGCCAACGCCTTCCTTGGCTTCCATCGCCTGGTGCAGGCCATCCGACCAACGCCGACCCGGCATGGTTCGGCCTGTGAATTCGTCGACAATGACGACTTCACCACCCGAGACGATATAGTCGACGTTGTTTTGATACAGCAAACGGGCGCGCAAGGCCGCGTTCATGTGGTGCATGAGCGCGATATTGTTGGCATCGTAGAGGCTATCGCCCTCGCCCAGCAGGCCGATCTGGCGCAGCAGCCCTTCGACGCGCTCGTGGCCTTCTTCGGTTAGATAAACCTGCTTGTCTTTTTCTTCAGCCCAGTAGTCGCCCGGCCCGTCTTCCTCGGTTTGCGGCGTGAGGTGACCAACCAGCGGATCGATCTTGCGGCAGACATCCGGGTCCTCGTCGGTCGGACCGGAAATGATCAGCGGCGTACGCGCTTCGTCGATCAGGATCGAATCGACTTCGTCGACAATCGCGTAGGAGAGCCCACGCTGCACACGGTCTTCCGGCGAAAACGCCATGTTATCGCGGAGATAATCGAAGCCGAATTCGTTGTTCGTGCCGTAGGTGACATCCGACGCGTAGGCGGCTTTTTTCTCCTCCTGGTCCTGACCGGAATAGATCACGCCCACGGTAAGCCCGAGAAAACCGTAGAGTTGGCGCATCCATTCGGCGTCGCGCGCGGCCAGATAGTCGTTGACCGTGATGATGTGCGTGCCCTCGCCCGCCAGCGCGTTCAGATAGACCGCAAGCGTGGCGACCAGGGTTTTGCCTTCGCCGGTTTTCATCTCGGCGATCTTGCCCTGATGAAGCACCGTGCCACCGACGATCTGAACGTCGAAATGGCGCATGCCGAGCGTTCGCTTGGCGGCTTCGCGCACCACCGCAAATGCCTCGTCACGCAGGTCGTCGAGTTTGGCTTTACCGTTGAGCCGCTCACGAAACTCGTCCGTTTTGGCTGCCAGCTCGGTATCCGAGAGCTGCTCCAGCGCCTGCTCACGTGAATTGACCGCATCGACATTCTTGTGGAGCCGTTTAACAACACGGTCGTTGCGGCTACCGAACAGACGCGTAAGAAAATTAGCCATGTACTGCCCTTCGAGGTTGAAATAAGGCAATTGCCCGGGCCACGTTAACCTTACATGATAACTTAGCCATGAGACTCATTTCAGTCGGTACACTCAAACACCGTCATGTCGGCGACTTCATCCAACAGTCCGCGGTCACTCCAAGCGGTACTCTACGCCGCCAGCGGCCATACGCTCCGCCGTGCCAGCTATTTACGACGCATCCACAGCGTGGTCGCGAGCCAGCTACCGCCCGGGCTCAGCGACCAAGTCCATACCGCCGGATTCGGCGGCGCGCGGCTGCGCTTGCATGTCCCCAATGGCACCTTGGCCACGCGGATTCGCTATCTCCAGCCTGCGCTGGCACGCGCCCTGGCGCGCACACACCGGCTTAAACTCGACACTGTCGATGTCAAGGTCCGCCCGGATGAGTTTATTCAACCACCCGAGCGACGAACGAAACGCGACATACCAGCCGATGTCGCCCAGCAAATGCAGTCGATCGCCGGGGGCGTCAACCACCCGCCGCTGGCCAACGCGCTGCGACAGCTTGCCGAAGCCGGCCATCCAACCGACAACGACAGTGTAAGGTACTAAGAAGCTGACTCGTCGATACGCATTTTAGGCGGTGGCTGCCTAAATCCACGAGTTAGCCACCCCAGGGCCACAATGCCAATGAGCAACCAAATACCACCAATAACGTGCGCCGGGGTATCCAAGCTGTAAAGCAGGTAGGCGTCGATCAGCGCGCCGATCAACGGCATGCCTATCCAACCGATGATATGCCACAAGCCCGGCCTAGCGTTTTGCCGCAGACAGTGCACGATCACGCTCAGGTTAACCAACGTGAATGCGCTAAAGGCACCGAAATTGATAAACGAGGTGGAGGTGCTAACACTTAGAAAAACCCCGGCAAAACCGACAATACCAATCAGTGCTATGCCGAATACCGGCGTGTTTAATTTCGGCGCGAGATAGCCGAAGACCGAGCGTGGCAGCACACCATCACGCCCCATGGCGTAAAGCAGCCGAGAGGCGGTGGCTTGAGCGGCGACACCAGACGCGAACTGCGTCACAATCATGCCGGCGATGAATATGGCGGCAACCAGATCGCCGCCGATGGTGGTGGCAATGCCGAAGGCGGCAGAATCCACGTTTTGGAATGATGTGCCCGGATGGGCCAGGCCGACCGCGTAACTCGCGATAATGAAGATCAAGCCGCCAATCAACGCCGTCGCCATTACCGCGCGCGGGACATTGCGTTCAGGCTGTTTGGTTTCCTCGGTCAAGGTCGTGACGGCATCGAAACCGATGAACGAATAAGCCGCTAATGCAGCGCCCGCGGATGTTGCCGCCAGTGTCGTATGCGCATTAAAAAACGGCGTTAGTGCCCCAGCACCGGTATCCACCATCCAAAAATGCGCCATGCTGAGCGCGATAAACACCAGCAAGACCAGGACCTCGAAACTCATGAGCACGAAATTCACGGTCGTTGCCACACGGATACCAATGATATTCAGGGCGCTCGTAACCAGGATATAAGCGAAAACCCAGACGCCGGTCGGCACGCCGGGGAATTCAGCGCTCAGATACGAGGCGCCAATCAGCCAGATCACCAGCGGCAAAAAGAAGTAATCCAGCAGGATCAGCCAGCCGGCCAGGAATCCCATTTTGGGGCCAATAGCTTGGCCCACGTATGTATAAGCCGAGCCCGATACCGGGTAAGCGGCCGCCATGCGGCCGTAACTGTACGCGGTAAACAGCATGGCGACGAGCGCGAGGACATAAGCCGACGGCACCGTACCCGCAGACGCTTGCGCCACGACGCCGTAGGTGCCCAGCACAATCATCGGCGCCATATATGCGACACCAGTCAAAACCACCGATCCGAGGCCAAGACTGCGCTGCAGTGCCGCCTGCTGATTATTGCCTTCACTCATAACGACACCAAATACCTTGTTATTAAATAAGTATTAGATCGGGGCGGCGCTGGCCGTGCGCGCAACATACGTCCGTAATCACCACCTCACCCTTTTCCGAGCAACGCCTGCTTCAAATCAACTGTTCCCAAACAGTGCGGCCAGCGTTCCAGGATCGCTCGCATTTGGCGATCAAGCATCCGTATGTATCGGCGGAACAGCGCGACGCAACGCCAGATAGTCCGGGCGAGTCTCGGTTTCTACTGCTAACGACACATCGGCGAGCGCGAGTGCTTCGGCGTGGGGCGAACTGGTCACGCGCACCCGCCCCGCTGTGTCCACGTAACAACTATCGCCAGTAAACAGGAAGGCCTCACCTTGGCCCACTTGATTGACATAAATATGCGGTCGTCGATTTTCCAACGCCCGAGCTTGTGCAAACAGACGATGGTCGGGGCCAAACGGGCGCATATTGGCCGAAATGCTAACCAGAAGCTCCGCGCTCTCGGCGGCGAGCGCCCGGCTTATCTCGGGAAATTCGATATCGAAACAAATCATGAGACCGATGCGCACGCCGGCCAGCTCGACCACCTCGAGCGTTTCGCCGGGCGTAAAAGCGTCGGCCTCATCACCGAATAGCTGAGTCTTGCGGTAGCAGCCAGCAATGCGTCCATCACGATCGATCGCCAGCGCACTATTGGCGATATGTCCATTATCGCAATGTTCTGCGATACCAATCACCAAGGCCGTATCGTATTTGGCTGCCACGTCACGCAGGCGATTGACACGCTCACCGTCGAGCGCCTCAGCCAACGTGTCGACGCGAGCGATGGTGTATCCAGGGAGGAAAAGCTCCGGCCAGACCACCAGGTCGGCTTCGGTCTGTTCGGCGAGCGTCGTTTCGACGGTTGCCAGATTGGTATCCGGGTCGGCGACAACCGGGCATTGCTGAGCCAACGCGACCTGCATATCTGCCGTATTGCGCGTCAATTAACCAGGCCAATTATTATTGTTCATACATCGTAAACACGCGATATCGTAAGCACGCAAACCGCGTTTGACGGCACTCGGCGGCAACAGTGTGGCGGGGCTAGCAGGATTCGAACCTGCGACCTACGGCTTAGGAGGCCGTCGCTCTATCCGGCTGAGCTATAGCCCCACGGTGCTAATTGTAACTACGTGCTACCCCGATGCCGCATACCATTGGCTGATGGTGCGTGTTTGCTCCAGTCTCGGCAAGGCGACTGCACCTGCAGTTCGAATACACGCTCACGACTTCATACCATTGTCGCTGCAGTGCCGGTTGCGATGTGCGTGGAGACTGGAGTGCCTTAGCGATGATCACGCCAGCGAGTGCAATCACGTGACCACTAATTGATCGGCTTCCGCCAACGTCGCCCGACCGCCGTCGATGTAGTAAATGCGGTCAGCCATTTTCGTGAACGTCGGTTGGTGCGAAATCGACAAAATGGTGTACTCACTCCCCAACTCGCGTAGCGTGGCGCTGACCGAGGCCTCCGTCTCCGGATCCAGTGCGCTAGTCGCCTCATCCAGAATCAGCAACTTGGGCTCATGGGCCAGCGCCCGGGCGATGACGATACGCTGACGCTGACCGCCGGAAAATCGGCCGCCGTGTTCGCCGACGTCTGTATAAACCCCGTCCGGCAAACGCGAGACGAAATCCCAAGCGCCGGATTTTTTCAGCGCCCAGACCGCGTTCATCTCACTAATCTCGGGGTTGCCGACAGTCACATTGGCTAAAATTGTGTCGTGCAACAGCGTGGTGTCTTGCGGCACATAGCCAATCATCGATCGCCAGGCGCGGATATCCATATCGTCGATCGGCACGCCGTCGATCGTGATGCGGCCGCGCTCGGTCCGCAGCAGGCCGATAATTAAATCCACCAGCGTCGTCTTGCCCGCGCCTGAAGGGCCGACAACAGCAACCGCTCCGCCAGCCGGGATCGTCAGGTTTATATCGCTTAAAACTGCATGGTTTTCGTAACTAAACGATACGCCTGACAGTTCAATACCAGTTTCAAGCGTTGGCGAAGTGCCCCCGAAGGCCTCTTCTTCAGCCCTGGAAGCTTCGGTGATCGACGCCTCCATGGACCAATAGAACGACTCCGAAACAGCCATTTTCTGATAACGCTGCTGCACCTTCGACAGTTTGGTAAGCATCCGTGCGAGCACAACGACCAGCACCATCACTTCCGGTAACTTCAAATCCCAGAGAACGAGCGCAGCAACAACACCGGCCACCATGACCAGCCCGATCAGGAATTCCTGAATTTGTCTGAGCGCTTCCTTGCTCAATACTTGCTTGCGAAGCGCCTTATTTAAGCGGTTGGTCTGGCGCTGGATAAGCGCGTCCATTTCAGATTCGCGCGCCATCGACTTCAGCGGCTTGAGCGAAGCCAGCGAATCGGTAAGCAATGTGAGCAGCGACTGAAACATTCGCTGCTGTTTCGAGCCGGCCTTGCGCGAAATCTTGACGAACACGCGCATCGACATAAAGATCACGCTACCGGCCACGAGTGCCAATATCGCGGCCCGCCAATTCACGAGCATGGCGACACACAAAAAGATCACCGACTGCGACAGCATATCGGCGACCTTCGCCCCATTCTCAAAAGCCGACGCACTGCGGGTCGCTTCGGTCGACACGGTATTCGCCAGCCCGCCAGAACGCTGCCGTAGAAAATACAGCCAGCGCGAATTCGACAGCGCACGTAAAAATCGCAGACGCAGATCGGTCGCGATCATCGCCACGGTGTAACCAACCTGACGATAGGCGAGCAGCGATAGGACTGTTTTGACCAACAGCCCGACGACGATCAACGTCACTAGCACGCTAAGCGTCGGGGTCAAATCAAAAAATTCGAGCACGCTCGCGACCGTATCGGCCGCCCCACTGTCGCCCATATCGCCCGAAGTGCCTCGAGCCATCGACAACAGCGGCAACATGGTCGTCAATGTCAGGCCTTCGCCAAAGCCCGCGACAACCACACACACCCAGACGATGAAACACTGCGCCGGATACTGACGAATAAAGGATTTGAGAACGCCCACTCACGCGCTCCGAGTCTGAAATATGATGGGATAATAGCAGTGGCCAGGCCGCTGCTTGGGCCGCCGATACGCCTCAACATGAGCACACTACGCTAGCCGCCTATGCCAAAAGTTACGGTCGTCATCCCCATGTTCAATCGTGAGACGCTGATCGCCGACGCGATCGACAGCGTCCTGGCACAGACGTATAGCGATTTCGAACTCGTCATTGTCGATGACGCCTCCACCGACAATAGTTGTGAGCGCGTGCGCTCGTATACCGACAGCCGCATCCGTCTCGTCCATAACGAGGTCAATAGAGGCCTACCAGCCTCCCGCAACCATGGGATTGCCGAAGCACGCGGCGACTACACCGCGTTTCTAGATAGTGACGACCGAGCCACGCATGATCGGCTGGCAAAACAAGTCGCATTTCTGGACGCCCATCCCGACCACGCCGCGGTCAGCGCATGGATGCGCTGGATTGACGAAGCTGGGAACAACACCGGCAAGACCAAGCGCAAAGCCGGCAACTGGCGACAAATACAAGCCGAAATGCTGTTTCGCTCACCCATTGAGGTGTCAGCGGCCATGGGCCGCACCGACATTCTTCGCGCCTATCCCCAGCGGGAAGAATTCATACGCGGCGAAGATTATGACCTGTGGTCACGCATCGCGGCCAATTACAAACTTGCCACCCTTCCGCACATCCTGCTTGAACGGCGCAAACACACGGGGCAATCCACGATCAGTAAGGCCGACCCCGAAATCAAGCGTGGACGGCTACAAGTATTTGCCGAACAGCTCGATGCCATGGGAATTGAGTATAGCGACACCGATCTCGAAAACCATTATCTGTTACGCCGCATGCACAAGGCTGGTTTCTGGCCCGACCGCGCATTCATCGACTGGACAAAGCACTGGATCACACGTCTACAACGCACCAATTGCCACCGCACTCGCTACCCCGAGCCAGAATTTTCCAGGGTTCTAGCTCTGTTCTGGATAAAAACCTGCGCGCGCGGATTAACCAGCGCCGGACCATACGTATTGACCCAGCTTTTCAGCTTACCGGTTATTACGCACGCACCACGCGGTCTAGCAGCTGAAATCCGAACGAGACTTCGTTTGACGTCGTGATACATATCAAAATCAAAAATCGTCACTACCCCGATTAAATGTTTTTTATTACGAATCGAAATATGTAAGTTTCGACGCACACATTAGGTATGAAAAAAGTACTCAAAGAGACAAAAGCCGCATTCGACGAACACCGACTAGCGTTCGACTTTACTATTGAAACAATCCGAGCTGCACCGACTATTGTTCAAAAAAATAAAAATAAATCAAAGCAAATACAAGAAAACTGGTTTCCTGGAATCAACGCTGTCTTTGTGCACATACCCAAAACCGCCGGTACAACAACGCATTCACTCCTATCTGAAGCCGAGCACGCATCAGCTAAATCACGCTTGCCAGATGCAGGCACAAAAACACCTAATAAACATGCGACAGCATTGGACTGGCAACGAGCATTAGGCGAAGAAGCCTGGCAGAGCTTATTCTCTTTCTGTTTTGTCCGAAACCCGTGGGACCTTATGGTTTCGAGTTATCTCTGGTGGTGTCAACACGCAACCAAGTTCAAAAGCAGAAGACGTGCTGCGCTACAAATAAGAAAAAAGAGTTTCGATCACTTCATACATTCCGATTACGGTCGCTTTTATCTTAATGAAATCCACGGACCATCCCTCTCGGCGTGGTATAGCGATGGCGCGCGTGACCTGGTCGATTATATCGGGCGTTTCGAAACTTACGAATCAGACATGCGCCATATTCTCGACCGACTCGGCGTCGAGCATGGGAAATTACCAATCAAGCAAGAAAACAGCACAGCGCGTTCGGCTTATCGTGACTATTATTCACAATCCGGGCGCGATATTGTCGCAAATCGATTCGCAGACATTATAAAGCGGTTTGATTATAAATTCTGATTTCTTACTAAATCTATAAAATGCAGCATATAGACTAAATAGACCTCTATAATTACAGCTGCTGTAGATAACTAGCGCTCCTGCCGTGAATGCAGGATTCGGGGACAGGGATTCGGGGACAGTATACTAAATTTAACGTCTGGCGCTGGAAACGGCGGGATAAATAGATCAGCATACTGCTCCCCGACCATAAACGCAGAACTTCGAATGAATTGATTACAATACCAATACGCGTCATGAACTCGACGTCTCCCATTAATTAAGATCAGTCAATGACCGAAACTGTCGCACCCAAAACGCGCATTGCGCTTTATACAACAAACCTTAAGGGCGGTGGCGCCGAATGGTGCCTGCTCGTACTCGCTGGGGCGCTGGCCGACCGCGGCTATCACGTTGACTTGCTGGTTGATTACAACAAAGGGGATTACACGAGCCAAATCCCCGACGGCGTCAATGTATACGAACTACCGAAGGCAACCTGGATACACGGCACGTTTACGCTAATCCGCGCCTGTCGTGGTGATCGAATCCCGATGCTCCGGCACCTGTCGACTTCTCTCAAGGGCTTGCAAAAATCTCGTGTCTTCCCGGCGTTGCGTGACTATGTCAAACGTGAAGCGCCCATCGCGATTATTTGCAGCCTTGGTTACACACCGTTTTTGAGTGTATGGGCAGCACGCGACACGAGCTCCGGTATACGCGTTATCGCCCGAGAAGCAAACACGTTTTCGGAACAACTAGCGGAAGAACACCTGCCATGGCTACGGCGCCGCCGCCGCCGCCAACTTTTACAACTCAAATCAAGGCTTTACCCGAAAATGGATGCCATCGTTTCGGTTTCGAGCGGCGTCGGCGATGACCTGGCACAGGTACTGGGCCTCGAACGGCAAACCATAACGACAATATACAACCCAGTTGTGTCAGAGCGGTTGCATGCGCGGCGAGCCGAGGGGGTTGAGCACCCGTGGCTGGCGCCGGGCGAACCCCCCATAGTGCTCGCCGTCGGGCGACTGAACCCTGTAAAGGGTTACACGACTTTGATCAGCGCTTTCGCGCTCGTTCGGCAAACGATCGACGCGAAACTGATCATCTTA
Encoded proteins:
- a CDS encoding ABC transporter ATP-binding protein, which encodes MGVLKSFIRQYPAQCFIVWVCVVVAGFGEGLTLTTMLPLLSMARGTSGDMGDSGAADTVASVLEFFDLTPTLSVLVTLIVVGLLVKTVLSLLAYRQVGYTVAMIATDLRLRFLRALSNSRWLYFLRQRSGGLANTVSTEATRSASAFENGAKVADMLSQSVIFLCVAMLVNWRAAILALVAGSVIFMSMRVFVKISRKAGSKQQRMFQSLLTLLTDSLASLKPLKSMARESEMDALIQRQTNRLNKALRKQVLSKEALRQIQEFLIGLVMVAGVVAALVLWDLKLPEVMVLVVVLARMLTKLSKVQQRYQKMAVSESFYWSMEASITEASRAEEEAFGGTSPTLETGIELSGVSFSYENHAVLSDINLTIPAGGAVAVVGPSGAGKTTLVDLIIGLLRTERGRITIDGVPIDDMDIRAWRSMIGYVPQDTTLLHDTILANVTVGNPEISEMNAVWALKKSGAWDFVSRLPDGVYTDVGEHGGRFSGGQRQRIVIARALAHEPKLLILDEATSALDPETEASVSATLRELGSEYTILSISHQPTFTKMADRIYYIDGGRATLAEADQLVVT
- a CDS encoding glycosyltransferase family 2 protein, with product MPKVTVVIPMFNRETLIADAIDSVLAQTYSDFELVIVDDASTDNSCERVRSYTDSRIRLVHNEVNRGLPASRNHGIAEARGDYTAFLDSDDRATHDRLAKQVAFLDAHPDHAAVSAWMRWIDEAGNNTGKTKRKAGNWRQIQAEMLFRSPIEVSAAMGRTDILRAYPQREEFIRGEDYDLWSRIAANYKLATLPHILLERRKHTGQSTISKADPEIKRGRLQVFAEQLDAMGIEYSDTDLENHYLLRRMHKAGFWPDRAFIDWTKHWITRLQRTNCHRTRYPEPEFSRVLALFWIKTCARGLTSAGPYVLTQLFSLPVITHAPRGLAAEIRTRLRLTS
- a CDS encoding sulfotransferase family 2 domain-containing protein, whose product is MKKVLKETKAAFDEHRLAFDFTIETIRAAPTIVQKNKNKSKQIQENWFPGINAVFVHIPKTAGTTTHSLLSEAEHASAKSRLPDAGTKTPNKHATALDWQRALGEEAWQSLFSFCFVRNPWDLMVSSYLWWCQHATKFKSRRRAALQIRKKSFDHFIHSDYGRFYLNEIHGPSLSAWYSDGARDLVDYIGRFETYESDMRHILDRLGVEHGKLPIKQENSTARSAYRDYYSQSGRDIVANRFADIIKRFDYKF
- a CDS encoding glycosyltransferase encodes the protein MTETVAPKTRIALYTTNLKGGGAEWCLLVLAGALADRGYHVDLLVDYNKGDYTSQIPDGVNVYELPKATWIHGTFTLIRACRGDRIPMLRHLSTSLKGLQKSRVFPALRDYVKREAPIAIICSLGYTPFLSVWAARDTSSGIRVIAREANTFSEQLAEEHLPWLRRRRRRQLLQLKSRLYPKMDAIVSVSSGVGDDLAQVLGLERQTITTIYNPVVSERLHARRAEGVEHPWLAPGEPPIVLAVGRLNPVKGYTTLISAFALVRQTIDAKLIILGEGSERSTLEDHVQRLNLQSSVDLPGRARNPFAFMARSSVFALSSLYEGLPAVLIEAMACQCPVVATDCPSGPREILEDGRLGLLTPVGDTQKLAESIIQTLRTSPETESLEHHAAQFSVAASTDAYEALILGREDI